The Bifidobacterium animalis subsp. animalis ATCC 25527 genome has a segment encoding these proteins:
- a CDS encoding amino acid ABC transporter permease produces MPHHVEHDSEGLPIPNRIKAKPVKRPGQIIAAIIVVIFAAMIVKGLITNPRFEWNVVWKYLFNERVLEGVGYTLLLTVISMVVAIVLAVVLAVMRKSVNPVLRGVSWFYIWFFRGTPVYTQLVFWGLFAVLIPRLSLGIPLTSVEFWSIDSQAIITAFNAAWIGLALNEAAYLAEIVRAGLDAVDPGQEEAAKALGMKRSMIMRRVILPQAMRIIIPPTGNETIGMLKTTSLVLAVPFTLDLQYATNAIANRIYKPIPLLLVASIWYLFITSILMVIQSMLEKHFGRGFQARPVGPKGKQPPLPGKTDGEPKDDVNKTNQAEFMGYTA; encoded by the coding sequence ATGCCACATCACGTTGAACACGACAGCGAAGGTCTGCCGATCCCCAATCGCATCAAGGCCAAGCCAGTCAAGCGCCCGGGCCAGATCATCGCCGCGATCATCGTGGTCATCTTCGCCGCCATGATCGTCAAGGGACTCATCACCAACCCGCGCTTCGAATGGAACGTGGTGTGGAAGTACCTGTTCAATGAGCGTGTGCTCGAAGGCGTGGGCTACACATTGCTGCTCACGGTGATCTCCATGGTCGTGGCCATCGTGCTCGCCGTGGTGCTGGCCGTCATGCGCAAGTCGGTGAATCCGGTGCTCCGCGGTGTCAGCTGGTTCTACATCTGGTTCTTCCGCGGCACCCCTGTATACACGCAGTTGGTGTTCTGGGGTCTGTTCGCCGTGCTCATCCCACGTCTGTCGCTGGGCATACCGCTCACGTCGGTGGAGTTCTGGAGCATCGATTCGCAGGCGATCATCACCGCGTTCAATGCGGCATGGATCGGTCTGGCGTTGAACGAGGCCGCATACCTGGCCGAGATCGTGCGCGCGGGCCTCGACGCCGTCGATCCCGGGCAGGAGGAAGCCGCCAAGGCGCTGGGCATGAAGCGTTCGATGATCATGCGCCGCGTGATTCTGCCGCAGGCCATGCGCATCATCATCCCGCCGACCGGCAATGAGACGATCGGCATGCTCAAGACGACCTCATTGGTGCTCGCCGTGCCGTTCACCCTCGATTTGCAGTACGCGACGAACGCGATCGCCAACCGCATCTACAAGCCGATTCCATTGCTGCTCGTGGCCTCGATCTGGTACCTGTTCATCACCTCCATTCTCATGGTGATCCAGTCAATGCTCGAGAAACACTTCGGCAGGGGATTCCAAGCGCGCCCGGTGGGGCCCAAGGGCAAGCAGCCGCCGCTGCCGGGAAAGACGGACGGCGAGCCGAAAGACGACGTGAATAAGACGAACCAGGCCGAATTCATGGGGTACACCGCCTAG
- a CDS encoding ABC transporter substrate-binding protein, translated as MKNTWKATAAFAAIVLCAGMSACGTSDASDSGKSSGTSSSSAAASFDPSTVETDETIAALVPDYVKKDGKLTVGTDTTYAPAEFIGEDGKTAVGYDVDLTKAIAKVMGLEPETAVSEFDMIIPSIGSKYDIGISSFTVTPERQEAVDFVTYYKAGSTWVTQKGNPDKVDTKDLCGVKVAVQTGTTQEEELNKMNEQCKADGKKAIELQTFAKQTDVTTAVVNGKAAVFYADSPVAGYAIEQTDGALAPLGADEGVTEEGIIVKKGDKQMDEAVQKAVQKLMDDGTYQQILENWGVSSGAIDKAEINPTK; from the coding sequence ATGAAGAACACTTGGAAAGCCACGGCGGCATTTGCTGCCATCGTGTTGTGCGCGGGCATGTCGGCCTGCGGCACCAGTGATGCAAGCGACAGCGGCAAGTCCAGCGGCACCAGCAGCAGCTCGGCGGCCGCGTCGTTCGACCCGAGCACTGTGGAGACCGACGAGACGATCGCCGCACTCGTGCCGGACTATGTGAAGAAGGACGGCAAGCTCACCGTGGGCACCGACACCACGTATGCGCCGGCGGAATTCATTGGGGAGGACGGCAAGACCGCCGTCGGCTATGATGTGGACCTCACGAAGGCGATCGCCAAGGTGATGGGACTCGAACCGGAGACCGCGGTGTCGGAATTCGACATGATCATCCCGTCCATCGGCAGCAAGTACGACATCGGCATCTCGTCGTTCACCGTGACCCCCGAACGTCAGGAGGCCGTCGACTTCGTCACTTACTACAAGGCCGGCTCCACGTGGGTGACCCAGAAGGGCAATCCCGACAAGGTCGACACGAAGGACCTGTGTGGCGTCAAGGTCGCAGTGCAGACCGGCACCACTCAGGAGGAGGAGCTCAACAAGATGAACGAGCAGTGCAAGGCCGACGGCAAGAAGGCAATTGAACTGCAGACCTTCGCCAAGCAGACCGATGTGACCACCGCCGTCGTCAATGGCAAGGCCGCCGTGTTCTATGCGGATTCGCCGGTCGCCGGCTATGCGATCGAGCAGACCGATGGCGCGCTCGCACCGCTGGGTGCCGACGAAGGCGTGACCGAAGAAGGCATCATCGTCAAGAAGGGCGACAAGCAGATGGATGAGGCCGTCCAGAAGGCCGTGCAGAAGCTCATGGACGACGGCACCTATCAGCAGATCCTCGAGAACTGGGGCGTGAGCTCCGGCGCGATCGACAAGGCCGAGATCAACCCGACCAAGTGA
- a CDS encoding ABC transporter substrate-binding protein encodes MFGNAHSTVKKVAAFALGAAVMIGSAACGTTDETQTAAKDSQNATSIVDSVKKDDKIAAMLPQKIAESGKLTVGMEMTYAPAEFVAEDGKTPEGYDVDLAKALAKTLGVKADFISSSFDSIVPSVGSKYDLGITAMTITEEREDSVDFVSYYKAGSMWVVKKGNPDKVDAKNLCGTKIAVQVGTTQEEDANKIKEQCAADGKAAVEVMPSKQQTDAATNVVTGKADVFYADSPVAGYAISQTDGQLEELGEVEGTIKQGIAIKKGDTQLAEAVQAAMQHLMDDGTYMKILKAWGAESGALDKAEINPKDLS; translated from the coding sequence ATGTTTGGCAATGCACACTCCACGGTGAAGAAGGTTGCGGCATTCGCACTGGGTGCCGCAGTCATGATTGGTTCTGCGGCATGCGGTACGACTGACGAAACACAGACCGCGGCAAAGGATTCACAGAACGCGACTTCGATTGTCGACTCGGTGAAGAAGGACGACAAGATCGCGGCCATGCTGCCGCAGAAAATCGCCGAGTCCGGCAAACTCACCGTCGGTATGGAGATGACCTATGCACCGGCGGAATTCGTGGCGGAGGACGGCAAGACCCCGGAAGGGTATGATGTGGATCTCGCCAAGGCGCTTGCCAAGACCCTGGGTGTGAAAGCGGACTTCATCTCGTCGAGCTTCGATTCGATCGTGCCGAGCGTGGGCAGCAAGTACGACCTCGGCATCACCGCGATGACGATCACCGAGGAACGTGAGGATTCCGTCGATTTCGTGAGTTACTACAAGGCCGGCTCGATGTGGGTGGTGAAGAAGGGCAATCCCGACAAGGTGGACGCCAAGAACCTGTGCGGCACGAAGATCGCAGTGCAGGTGGGCACCACGCAGGAAGAGGATGCCAACAAGATCAAGGAACAGTGCGCCGCCGATGGCAAGGCAGCGGTCGAGGTCATGCCGAGCAAGCAGCAGACCGATGCCGCGACCAACGTCGTGACCGGCAAGGCGGACGTGTTCTATGCGGACTCGCCGGTGGCAGGTTACGCAATCTCGCAGACCGACGGACAACTCGAGGAACTCGGTGAGGTCGAAGGAACAATCAAGCAGGGCATCGCCATCAAGAAGGGCGACACCCAGCTCGCCGAGGCGGTGCAGGCGGCCATGCAGCATCTGATGGACGACGGCACCTACATGAAGATCCTCAAGGCGTGGGGCGCGGAGTCCGGTGCGCTCGACAAGGCCGAGATCAATCCGAAGGATTTGAGCTGA
- a CDS encoding response regulator transcription factor, translating to MHTNMNPDSEPWNIALVDNDALVRSYLETYLGGLPEFNICWSMQSGRDAVEAYHHSIACTNCVPDLIVTDLSMHGMSGFELCATIRFEDDHTPILGCSSYMIEPYERDAVNNGMQGLLLKNGLAQLADGMRTLLSGQPLLKSNGMPYETPQQAHERLLMQGKPAIMSMSPNEQAVMELCSEGLSTRTIAEETGDSESTVKTYISRAMRKLRAKSRAEAVASWSRKTKL from the coding sequence ATGCATACCAATATGAACCCCGATTCTGAACCGTGGAACATTGCCCTGGTGGACAACGACGCGCTGGTGCGCAGCTACTTGGAAACCTATTTGGGAGGGCTGCCCGAGTTCAACATCTGCTGGTCCATGCAAAGCGGAAGGGATGCTGTGGAAGCATACCACCACAGCATCGCCTGCACGAACTGTGTGCCGGATTTGATTGTCACCGACCTGTCTATGCACGGCATGTCGGGGTTCGAACTATGCGCCACAATCCGATTCGAGGACGACCATACGCCCATTCTCGGATGCAGTTCCTACATGATCGAGCCGTACGAGCGCGACGCGGTGAACAATGGCATGCAGGGCCTGCTGCTCAAAAACGGACTCGCTCAACTGGCCGACGGAATGCGTACATTGTTGAGCGGCCAACCGTTGCTCAAGTCGAACGGCATGCCATACGAGACCCCGCAGCAGGCACACGAAAGATTGCTCATGCAAGGCAAACCTGCAATCATGAGCATGTCACCAAACGAGCAGGCCGTGATGGAGCTGTGCTCGGAGGGACTTTCCACGCGCACCATTGCCGAAGAGACCGGCGACAGTGAATCCACGGTGAAAACCTACATCAGCCGCGCCATGCGCAAACTCCGCGCGAAATCACGGGCTGAGGCGGTGGCGTCATGGTCCCGCAAAACGAAACTGTGA
- the smpB gene encoding SsrA-binding protein SmpB yields MAKKEQSNEKMIAQNRRARHDYEIEDTYEAGLALTGTEVKSLREGRASLAESFISIDKRGEVWLEGANIPEYLNGTWNNHAPKRKRKLLLHGAQIDKLRRQIQAKGYTIVPLQLYFNEDGRAKLKIALARGKKEYDKRQALREEQDKREALRVMRYKNMHARG; encoded by the coding sequence GTGGCGAAGAAAGAGCAGAGCAACGAGAAGATGATCGCGCAGAACAGGCGCGCGCGGCACGACTACGAGATCGAAGACACCTATGAGGCGGGCCTTGCGCTGACAGGCACCGAGGTGAAGTCGCTGCGCGAGGGTCGGGCCTCGCTGGCGGAGTCGTTCATCTCGATTGACAAGCGGGGTGAGGTGTGGCTCGAAGGTGCGAACATTCCCGAATACCTCAACGGCACATGGAACAACCATGCGCCCAAGCGCAAGCGCAAGCTGCTGCTGCACGGCGCGCAGATAGACAAGCTGCGCCGGCAGATTCAGGCGAAGGGTTACACCATTGTGCCGCTGCAGCTGTATTTCAATGAAGACGGCCGCGCGAAGCTCAAGATTGCACTCGCCCGTGGCAAGAAGGAGTACGACAAGCGGCAGGCGTTGCGTGAAGAGCAAGACAAGCGCGAGGCGTTGCGCGTGATGCGCTACAAGAACATGCACGCCCGCGGCTGA
- a CDS encoding CHAP domain-containing protein, which translates to MTNRKRTVPVVASSLASALCIGALAVPMSTYTPQAYADTYSDLVNAQNSHAQSKQREAALREQLAGVNSDLADKIVELDDLNNNKIPAAQAKVQQANSDAAAAKSEADAAAERLKAAEKDKADLEAKIKQTGEDYDDAHAAVAQSARESMHGSDTSDVMSVMTGSKDTKDFIKSMQSRDALARNEANAASDAAVDLNTSMNRADRLKAIEKRVEQCKNDADQKSAAAHSAATQAQQEKSSLDKLRAAGESTRADLENQKSSLTTQAAQQAAQTVMLQSEIDAKNQQWAAEQAAAAAQVQEPEPQGTVEAPAAAAPQPSVPQQTQTPSQPAQTQRPSTPSQPSTPSQPSTPSTPVVTRPSTGGQGTSNGDYGNAYAAGQCTWWAYERRKQMGIGTPSYLGNGGQWWSTAPSYGLRVDHSPQVGAALSFLPGQEGASSPWGHVAVVEQVNGNSILISESNVAGLYTITYRTLYNPGRFWYVH; encoded by the coding sequence ATGACGAACAGGAAACGGACCGTACCTGTAGTGGCATCCTCGCTGGCCTCTGCCCTATGCATAGGCGCATTGGCGGTGCCGATGTCGACGTACACGCCTCAGGCATACGCAGACACCTACAGTGACTTGGTGAACGCCCAGAACAGCCATGCCCAGAGCAAGCAACGCGAGGCGGCGCTACGTGAACAGCTCGCCGGCGTGAACAGCGATCTGGCCGACAAGATCGTGGAACTCGACGACCTCAACAACAACAAGATCCCCGCCGCACAGGCCAAGGTGCAGCAGGCGAACTCCGATGCCGCAGCAGCCAAGTCCGAAGCCGATGCCGCGGCGGAGCGCCTCAAGGCCGCCGAGAAAGACAAGGCCGATCTCGAGGCCAAGATCAAGCAGACCGGCGAGGATTACGACGACGCACATGCCGCCGTGGCGCAAAGTGCTCGTGAGTCGATGCATGGATCAGACACCTCCGACGTCATGAGCGTCATGACCGGCTCGAAGGACACCAAGGACTTCATCAAGTCGATGCAATCGCGTGACGCTCTCGCCCGTAACGAGGCGAATGCGGCATCCGATGCCGCCGTCGACCTCAACACTTCGATGAACCGCGCCGACAGGCTCAAGGCAATCGAGAAGCGAGTCGAGCAGTGCAAGAACGACGCCGACCAGAAGTCCGCCGCCGCACATTCCGCCGCAACGCAGGCCCAGCAGGAGAAATCCAGCCTCGACAAACTGCGTGCAGCCGGTGAGAGCACACGAGCCGATCTGGAAAACCAGAAGAGCAGCCTCACCACGCAAGCCGCCCAGCAGGCCGCGCAGACCGTGATGCTGCAGTCTGAGATCGATGCAAAGAACCAGCAGTGGGCCGCCGAACAGGCTGCCGCTGCGGCGCAGGTGCAGGAACCTGAGCCACAGGGTACCGTCGAGGCACCTGCTGCTGCGGCACCCCAGCCGTCCGTTCCCCAGCAGACGCAAACGCCGTCTCAGCCGGCGCAGACTCAGCGTCCGTCCACACCATCACAGCCGTCCACACCATCACAGCCGTCCACGCCCTCGACTCCGGTCGTCACCCGTCCTTCTACGGGCGGCCAGGGCACATCGAACGGCGATTACGGGAATGCATACGCAGCAGGCCAGTGCACTTGGTGGGCCTATGAGCGTCGCAAGCAGATGGGCATCGGCACGCCATCGTATCTCGGGAACGGCGGCCAGTGGTGGAGCACGGCCCCATCATATGGGTTGCGCGTCGACCATAGCCCTCAGGTCGGGGCCGCTCTGTCGTTCCTGCCGGGGCAGGAGGGCGCCTCGAGCCCATGGGGTCATGTCGCGGTGGTCGAGCAGGTCAACGGCAACAGCATTCTCATCTCGGAGTCGAACGTGGCTGGTCTGTACACCATCACATACCGTACGCTGTATAATCCGGGACGGTTCTGGTACGTCCACTGA
- a CDS encoding amino acid ABC transporter ATP-binding protein: MSEAMRKTKSNSDESTAIQTPKASVTTDIAAAIPAVEAKQVHKAFGDLHVLKGIDLTVEPGTVTVILGPSGSGKSTFLRLINQLETITGGEIDVDGEMIGYKRLPNGELQTLNDKEIARQRAKLGMVFQKFNLFPHMTALENVMEAPVHVLHMPKAEARKLAIKELERVGLGERLDYYPAQLSGGQQQRVAIARALAMKPEIMLFDEPTSALDPELVGEVLNVMRSLANDGMTMIVVTHEIGFAKEVADQIVFMDGGVVVERGTPDIIDHPKEERFQDFLQHVL; this comes from the coding sequence ATGAGCGAAGCGATGAGAAAAACCAAGTCGAACAGCGACGAATCCACTGCAATACAAACCCCGAAAGCCAGCGTGACCACCGACATCGCCGCCGCGATTCCGGCCGTGGAGGCCAAGCAGGTGCACAAGGCATTTGGCGACCTGCACGTGCTCAAGGGCATCGATCTGACCGTCGAACCGGGCACCGTCACCGTGATCCTCGGGCCGTCCGGTTCAGGCAAATCCACATTTCTGCGTCTCATCAACCAGCTGGAGACGATCACCGGCGGCGAGATCGACGTCGATGGCGAGATGATCGGGTACAAGAGACTGCCGAACGGCGAATTGCAGACGCTGAACGACAAGGAGATCGCCCGCCAGCGCGCCAAGCTGGGCATGGTGTTCCAGAAGTTCAATCTGTTCCCGCATATGACCGCGCTCGAAAACGTGATGGAGGCGCCGGTGCACGTGCTGCATATGCCGAAGGCGGAGGCGCGCAAGCTCGCCATCAAGGAACTTGAGCGCGTTGGACTCGGCGAACGTCTCGACTACTACCCGGCCCAGCTTTCCGGCGGCCAGCAGCAGCGTGTGGCGATTGCGCGCGCGCTCGCCATGAAGCCGGAGATCATGCTGTTCGACGAGCCCACGTCGGCACTCGACCCCGAGCTCGTCGGTGAGGTGCTCAATGTGATGCGCTCGCTCGCGAACGACGGCATGACGATGATCGTGGTCACGCATGAGATCGGCTTCGCCAAGGAGGTCGCCGACCAGATTGTGTTCATGGACGGGGGAGTCGTGGTGGAACGCGGCACGCCGGACATCATCGATCATCCCAAGGAGGAGCGTTTTCAGGACTTCCTGCAGCACGTGCTGTGA